The Desulfococcus multivorans DNA window GCCAGGTCGGCAAAGGATTTTCCCGCAAGAAATTCCTCTCGGATGGACGCCATTTTTTCTCTTACAGCCGCTTTTTCGGCCTCATCGGCCAGTGGAGAGACCGTCAGGATAATGTTTCTGAGGTGATATTTTTTTTCGAAACGATACTCATCGGCATGGGTTTCGAAATAATCGGCGATGTCGTCTTTGGTGATCACGATTTTGGATTTGACTTCCAGATTGACCAACTTGGTCCTGAGGATCTGCTCTTTTACACGCGTCCGGTATTCGGGGAGGGTCATCCCCTGCTGTTTGAGGGCCTCGATCAGGTCTTCTTCGGTTCTGAACCCCCGTTCCTTGATCCGTTCGACGGCGTTGTCGATCTCTTTTTCGCTCACCGTGATATTGAGCCGTTTGATCTCCTGGTCGGTAAGCTTCTTGTCGATCAACTGGTTGAGAACATCCTCCCTCAGTTTGTATTGTGCCGCGATTTCCTGATCCCCGGTGTACCCAAGAGCGTGCATACGCTCCAGATAAGGGATC harbors:
- a CDS encoding SurA N-terminal domain-containing protein, translated to MFKEKIIPCKRFIGCGVYLAVFVGLYLLIVGTSDARAESKIIDRIAAVVNDDVISLYELNREMIPYLERMHALGYTGDQEIAAQYKLREDVLNQLIDKKLTDQEIKRLNITVSEKEIDNAVERIKERGFRTEEDLIEALKQQGMTLPEYRTRVKEQILRTKLVNLEVKSKIVITKDDIADYFETHADEYRFEKKYHLRNIILTVSPLADEAEKAAVREKMASIREEFLAGKSFADLAGRHSESPMAEKGGYLGEFEFREINETLQSILADKDAGDITDILETPQGYQLFYIENITNSPGRSLEEAAPEIEEKLYNEVVNKEFQSWLSDLREKSLIKIIR